One part of the Thermococcus litoralis DSM 5473 genome encodes these proteins:
- a CDS encoding 50S ribosomal protein L11, which translates to MAKKQIVEVLVEGGKATPGPPLGPAIGPLGLNVKQVVDRINEATKDFAGMQVPVKIIVDPVTRQFEIEVGTPPVSQLIKKELGLEKGSSEPTRNIVGDLTMEQVIKIAKAKKQQMLAADLKAAAKEVIGTALSMGVTVEGKDPREVQKEIDEGVYDEVFAKAE; encoded by the coding sequence ATGGCAAAAAAGCAAATTGTTGAAGTGTTGGTTGAAGGTGGTAAAGCTACTCCCGGTCCTCCATTGGGTCCAGCAATTGGTCCACTAGGATTGAACGTTAAGCAAGTAGTTGATAGGATAAACGAAGCGACAAAGGATTTTGCGGGAATGCAGGTTCCAGTTAAGATCATTGTAGACCCAGTGACGAGACAATTTGAGATTGAGGTTGGTACTCCTCCAGTAAGCCAGCTTATAAAGAAGGAGCTTGGCCTTGAGAAAGGCTCAAGCGAGCCAACAAGAAACATTGTGGGAGATTTAACAATGGAACAGGTTATCAAGATAGCAAAGGCAAAGAAGCAGCAAATGCTTGCAGCTGATCTAAAAGCTGCTGCCAAAGAAGTCATAGGAACGGCACTGAGCATGGGAGTTACCGTGGAAGGTAAAGATCCAAGAGAAGTGCAGAAGGAAATAGACGAAGGAGTTTATGATGAAGTATTTGCAAAGGCAGAGTGA
- a CDS encoding 50S ribosomal protein L1, whose product MAFDRQKIVEAVKEAKARAKPRNFTQTVEVAVNLKDIDLKKPENRFKLEVVLPHGRGKEPKIAVIADGAVAEAAKKLGLDVISGEELEELGSNPRAARKIAKKYDFFIAAAPLMPKIGRYLGRYLGPRNKMPVVVPPTVTDLTPFVERLKKTVRIQLKNNPVVHAPVGTEDMDDEKLAENIETVLNAIIGKLERGENQVKSAYVKTTMGPAVKIEG is encoded by the coding sequence ATGGCCTTTGACAGGCAAAAAATCGTGGAAGCGGTGAAGGAGGCTAAAGCCCGGGCTAAGCCGCGTAACTTCACACAGACCGTCGAAGTGGCAGTAAACCTCAAGGATATTGACCTTAAAAAACCTGAAAACAGGTTTAAGCTTGAGGTTGTTCTGCCACACGGTCGCGGGAAGGAGCCAAAAATCGCGGTCATCGCTGATGGTGCCGTTGCCGAGGCGGCTAAAAAGCTCGGGCTTGATGTGATTAGTGGTGAGGAATTGGAGGAATTGGGGAGCAACCCAAGGGCTGCGAGAAAGATAGCTAAGAAGTATGACTTTTTCATAGCAGCTGCTCCGCTAATGCCAAAGATTGGTAGATACCTTGGTAGGTACTTAGGTCCAAGAAACAAGATGCCCGTGGTAGTTCCACCCACAGTAACCGATCTTACACCATTTGTTGAAAGGCTTAAAAAGACTGTAAGGATACAGCTCAAGAACAATCCAGTAGTACATGCTCCAGTTGGCACAGAGGACATGGACGATGAAAAGCTTGCAGAGAACATTGAAACAGTGCTTAATGCAATAATAGGAAAGCTCGAAAGAGGAGAGAACCAAGTTAAGTCAGCATACGTCAAAACAACAATGGGCCCAGCTGTAAAAATAGAGGGGTGA
- a CDS encoding transcription elongation factor Spt5: MESKIFAVRVTVGQEENTAKLIYSKAKTYNLPIRAILAPSKVRGYIFVEAAEKAAVDEAIRGIRHAKGTLPGEIAFSEIEHFLEEKPAVSGFEPGDIVELIAGPFKGEKAKVVRVDEAKDEIVVELIGAIVPIPVTVRGEYVRLISKRSEE, translated from the coding sequence ATGGAGTCGAAGATATTTGCAGTAAGGGTAACAGTTGGACAGGAAGAGAACACTGCCAAGCTCATTTACAGTAAGGCAAAGACCTACAACCTGCCTATTAGGGCAATTTTAGCTCCTTCCAAGGTTAGAGGATACATCTTTGTTGAAGCTGCAGAGAAAGCAGCGGTGGATGAGGCAATCAGGGGCATCAGGCATGCAAAAGGGACCCTACCTGGTGAGATAGCCTTTAGCGAGATAGAGCACTTCCTTGAAGAGAAACCCGCAGTTAGCGGATTTGAACCTGGAGATATTGTCGAGCTTATTGCCGGTCCGTTTAAGGGAGAAAAGGCTAAGGTTGTCAGAGTTGATGAAGCAAAAGATGAGATTGTTGTTGAGCTCATCGGAGCTATAGTACCAATCCCCGTTACAGTTAGAGGGGAATACGTTAGGCTTATAAGCAAACGCTCAGAGGAGTAG
- a CDS encoding protein translocase SEC61 complex subunit gamma: MAESYTEKFKNFISESKRVFLVTKKPSWKEYKLAAKITGVGIILIGLIGMLIHIIGALIEGGA; the protein is encoded by the coding sequence ATGGCAGAGAGCTACACAGAAAAGTTTAAAAACTTCATATCTGAGTCGAAGAGAGTTTTCCTCGTGACCAAAAAGCCAAGTTGGAAGGAGTATAAGCTTGCTGCTAAGATAACGGGCGTTGGGATTATTTTAATAGGCCTTATCGGCATGCTTATTCACATTATTGGTGCATTGATAGAAGGTGGGGCATAA